One Salmo salar unplaced genomic scaffold, Ssal_v3.1, whole genome shotgun sequence DNA segment encodes these proteins:
- the sax gene encoding Saxiphilin (The RefSeq protein has 4 substitutions compared to this genomic sequence), translated as MTPCERARYAATHGPIGAYIPPCDGAGRYTPKQCSGFTGYCWCVTPTGQKIQGTETPPGPAINC; from the exons ATGACCCCCTGTGAGCGTGCTAGATATGCCGCGACACATGGCCCAATTGGAGCCTACATCCCCACGTGTGACGGCGCTGGACGATACACCCCTAAGCAATGTTCGGGCTCTACAG GTTACTGTTGGTGTGTGACCACTACTGGACAGAAGATTCAGGGTACGGAGACTCCACCAGGCACTGCTATCAACTGCTAG